From Diaminobutyricibacter sp. McL0608, one genomic window encodes:
- a CDS encoding YlxR family protein, translating into MEPVRTCVGCRSRASRSSLLRVVARGSELVVDDSATLPGRGAWLHPTGECLDKALQRRAFGRALRVEGTLDTMAIQAALRENRLNGTVNSNE; encoded by the coding sequence ATGGAACCCGTAAGAACGTGCGTCGGTTGCCGTTCTCGCGCCTCCCGGTCCTCACTTCTGAGGGTTGTCGCCCGGGGTTCAGAACTCGTGGTGGACGATTCCGCCACTCTGCCCGGGCGTGGTGCGTGGCTGCATCCGACTGGCGAGTGCCTCGACAAGGCCTTGCAGCGACGGGCCTTCGGGCGGGCGCTGCGGGTCGAGGGGACGCTCGACACCATGGCCATCCAGGCCGCACTACGAGAGAACAGGCTGAACGGCACAGTGAACTCAAATGAGTGA